A single Thermosynechococcus vestitus BP-1 DNA region contains:
- a CDS encoding ABC1 kinase family protein, translating into MALMSPLFKKRAVSLGIRYNFLRLPTREKRVSTPASASLTPTGKSYRWNRERYSKTRRFFDIWFFVWRFLFGRWLLTQSWSYWGGMTDAKRAARRRAQAIWIRETFLDLGPTFIKLGQLFSTRADLFPSEYVEELSKLQDRVPAFSYELVTKIIYEDFGRPIPELFRSFDPIPMAAASLGQVHKAQLLSGEEVVVKVQRPGLRQLFDIDLAILKGIAQYFQNHPKWGQGRDWMGIYDECCRILYEEIDYLNEGRNADTFRRNFRDREWACVPRVYWRYTSRRVLTLEYLPGIKISHYEALEAAGLDRKRLAELGAKAYLYQVLNDGFFHADPHPGNIAVSPNGQLIFYDFGMMGRIQPVTRDKLLKTFLSIAQRDAEQVVQCLVELGALVPTGDLGPVRRSIQYLLDNFMNQSFETQSVAQISDDLYEIAYDQPFRFPATFTFVMRAFSTLEGVGKGLDKDFNFMQVAQPFATELMTNGNLPDPSNGSLFSELSRQAAQVGSSAIGLPRRLEEVLDKLENGDLRLRVRSSESDRILRRLSNINLGLNYVVLIGSFSLAATILFVNQYLLLAGVAAALAVWFGILYWRLMLKLDKYEKMF; encoded by the coding sequence ATGGCGCTGATGTCTCCCCTGTTCAAAAAAAGGGCGGTATCCCTAGGGATTCGTTACAATTTTTTGAGATTACCCACTAGGGAAAAACGCGTGTCCACACCAGCTTCGGCCAGTTTGACCCCCACCGGCAAATCCTACCGTTGGAATCGCGAGCGTTACTCGAAAACGCGGCGCTTCTTTGATATTTGGTTTTTTGTCTGGCGATTTCTCTTTGGCCGCTGGCTCCTCACCCAATCTTGGAGCTACTGGGGCGGTATGACGGATGCCAAACGGGCGGCGCGACGCCGGGCCCAAGCCATTTGGATTCGCGAAACCTTCCTTGATCTTGGCCCTACCTTCATCAAACTGGGGCAACTGTTTTCCACCCGCGCCGATCTCTTTCCCAGCGAATACGTCGAAGAACTCAGCAAACTGCAAGACCGCGTCCCCGCCTTTAGTTACGAGCTCGTTACAAAAATCATCTACGAGGACTTTGGCCGCCCTATTCCTGAACTGTTTCGCAGTTTTGACCCCATCCCCATGGCCGCCGCCAGTCTTGGCCAGGTTCACAAAGCCCAACTGCTTTCTGGGGAAGAGGTGGTTGTCAAAGTTCAACGCCCCGGCCTACGGCAGCTCTTTGACATCGATCTTGCTATTCTCAAGGGCATTGCCCAGTATTTTCAGAACCATCCCAAATGGGGTCAAGGGCGCGATTGGATGGGCATCTACGATGAGTGTTGTCGCATTCTCTACGAAGAAATTGACTACCTCAACGAGGGACGCAATGCCGACACGTTCCGCCGCAATTTTCGCGATCGCGAGTGGGCCTGTGTCCCCCGCGTCTATTGGCGCTACACCTCACGGCGCGTCCTCACCCTTGAGTACCTACCGGGGATTAAAATCAGCCACTACGAAGCCCTCGAAGCCGCTGGCCTAGACCGCAAACGCTTGGCAGAACTGGGTGCCAAGGCCTACCTCTACCAAGTTCTCAACGATGGCTTTTTCCACGCTGACCCCCATCCGGGCAACATTGCCGTTAGCCCCAATGGCCAACTCATTTTCTACGACTTTGGCATGATGGGGCGCATTCAACCCGTCACCCGCGATAAGCTGCTGAAAACATTTTTAAGCATTGCTCAGCGGGATGCTGAACAGGTGGTACAGTGCCTTGTAGAGCTAGGGGCGTTGGTACCCACAGGGGATCTAGGGCCCGTGCGGCGCTCGATTCAGTATCTCCTCGACAATTTCATGAACCAGTCCTTTGAAACCCAATCGGTGGCTCAAATCAGCGATGACCTTTACGAAATTGCCTATGACCAACCCTTTCGGTTTCCTGCCACATTTACCTTTGTGATGCGCGCCTTTTCCACCCTCGAGGGCGTGGGCAAGGGACTGGATAAAGACTTTAACTTCATGCAAGTTGCCCAACCATTTGCGACCGAACTTATGACCAACGGAAACCTTCCCGATCCCAGTAATGGCAGTCTTTTCTCAGAACTGAGTCGGCAAGCCGCTCAAGTGGGCAGCAGTGCCATTGGTTTGCCCCGTCGCCTTGAAGAGGTACTCGATAAACTTGAAAACGGTGACCTGCGCTTGCGCGTCCGTTCCAGTGAGAGCGATCGCATTCTGCGGCGCTTGAGTAACATTAACTTAGGGCTAAATTATGTCGTGCTCATTGGCAGTTTTTCCCTGGCGGCGACAATTTTATTCGTTAACCAGTATCTTCTCCTTGCAGGTGTGGCAGCCGCCTTAGCGGTATGGTTTGGTATCCTCTATTGGCGGCTAATGCTTAAACTCGATAAGTATGAAAAGATGTTTTAG
- a CDS encoding Stp1/IreP family PP2C-type Ser/Thr phosphatase produces the protein MDVAGLTDCGLIRKSNQDAFYIDEKHQRFFIVADGMGGHAGGEEASRLAVDHIRQYLETHLEDLQHDPVTLLRQAFLAANHAIVEQQRQNSARADMGTTAVVILLDEKGDRAWCAHVGDSRIYRWRKDQLQQITSDHTWIAQAVQLGSLTIEQARQHPWRHVLSQCLGREDLSQIDIQPIDLEPGDRLLLCSDGLTEELTDDVISIYLSEPNVQKAAAALVDAAKTHGGRDNVTVVVISV, from the coding sequence ATGGACGTTGCTGGCTTAACTGACTGTGGTCTGATTCGCAAAAGCAATCAGGATGCTTTTTATATTGATGAAAAGCATCAGCGCTTTTTTATTGTTGCAGATGGCATGGGGGGACACGCCGGCGGCGAGGAAGCCAGTCGTTTAGCCGTCGATCACATTCGGCAGTATTTGGAAACCCACCTTGAAGACCTGCAGCACGACCCCGTCACTCTACTCCGCCAAGCCTTTCTTGCAGCCAATCATGCTATTGTTGAGCAGCAGCGCCAAAACAGTGCCCGTGCCGATATGGGTACGACGGCTGTGGTGATTCTACTTGATGAAAAGGGCGATCGCGCTTGGTGTGCCCATGTGGGCGACTCCCGCATCTACCGCTGGCGCAAAGATCAACTCCAGCAGATTACCAGCGACCACACGTGGATTGCTCAAGCCGTGCAACTGGGTAGCTTGACCATTGAGCAGGCGCGGCAGCATCCGTGGCGCCATGTGCTCTCCCAGTGTTTAGGACGCGAGGACCTCAGCCAAATTGATATTCAGCCCATCGACCTAGAGCCGGGCGATCGCCTGCTGCTGTGCAGTGATGGCCTGACCGAAGAACTCACAGATGACGTCATCAGTATCTACCTCAGTGAACCCAATGTTCAAAAAGCTGCTGCTGCCCTTGTGGATGCAGCCAAAACCCATGGCGGGCGTGACAATGTCACCGTCGTTGTCATCAGTGTTTAA
- a CDS encoding cob(I)yrinic acid a,c-diamide adenosyltransferase, translating to MTRAGIGIQTAQIRPGRVSGQLHVYDGAGKGKSQAALGVVLRSIGLGIASAWPTRVLLLRFLKGPGRAYAEDAAIEALQRGFPHLIDQVRTGRAEYFTAEQITKFDRQEAQRGWDIAKGAIASGLYSVIVLDELNPVLDLGLLPVDEVVNTLRRKPEHLEIIATGRGAPAQLLQIADLHSEMRPLVHPTAQEQGIEGIEIYTGDGKGKSTSALGKALQAIGKGISRDQSHRVLILQWLKGGQGYTEDAAIAALKESYPHLVDHHRCGRDAIVWRGQQQEIDYIEAERGWEIAQAAIASGLYKTIILDELNPTVDLELLPVEPIVQTLLRKPRTTEIIITGRCKYPPAYFELASVHSEMICHKHYAEKGVDLKRGVDF from the coding sequence ATGACCCGTGCAGGTATTGGCATTCAAACCGCTCAAATTCGACCCGGACGAGTGAGCGGCCAACTCCATGTCTATGACGGTGCCGGTAAAGGAAAATCTCAAGCCGCTCTTGGTGTTGTTCTGCGCTCCATTGGCCTGGGTATTGCCTCTGCATGGCCCACTCGCGTACTGCTGTTGCGCTTTCTCAAAGGACCCGGTCGTGCCTACGCCGAAGATGCCGCCATTGAAGCTCTGCAACGGGGGTTTCCTCACTTAATTGATCAAGTGCGGACAGGACGAGCCGAATACTTCACTGCTGAGCAAATTACCAAATTCGATCGCCAAGAGGCACAGCGGGGCTGGGATATTGCTAAGGGGGCGATCGCCTCTGGTCTCTATTCCGTCATTGTTTTAGATGAACTCAACCCTGTCTTAGATTTAGGCCTTTTGCCCGTTGATGAAGTCGTCAACACCCTCCGCCGCAAGCCCGAACATCTAGAGATTATTGCCACTGGCCGCGGCGCCCCTGCCCAGCTTCTGCAAATTGCTGACCTCCACTCCGAGATGCGTCCCCTTGTTCATCCCACTGCCCAAGAGCAGGGCATTGAGGGGATTGAAATCTATACGGGTGACGGTAAAGGTAAGTCCACCAGTGCCCTCGGCAAAGCCCTGCAAGCGATCGGCAAAGGAATTAGCCGCGACCAATCCCACCGTGTCCTGATTCTCCAATGGCTCAAGGGAGGGCAAGGCTATACCGAAGATGCCGCGATCGCTGCCCTCAAGGAAAGCTATCCCCATTTAGTGGATCACCACCGCTGTGGTCGGGATGCCATTGTCTGGCGCGGTCAACAGCAGGAAATTGACTACATTGAAGCCGAACGCGGCTGGGAAATTGCCCAAGCTGCCATTGCCTCCGGGCTTTACAAAACAATTATTCTCGACGAACTCAACCCCACCGTTGACCTTGAACTTTTGCCCGTCGAACCCATTGTGCAAACACTCCTACGCAAGCCACGCACCACTGAAATTATCATTACCGGTCGCTGCAAATATCCCCCCGCCTACTTTGAACTCGCCAGCGTTCACTCGGAGATGATCTGCCACAAGCACTATGCTGAGAAGGGCGTTGATCTCAAGCGCGGCGTTGATTTCTAA
- a CDS encoding ArsR/SmtB family transcription factor, which yields MCVCDLCDRLHLRPSKLSFHLWALRQVNLVLSRQQGRWVYDRLDRPQFATVIAYLQQFTVGEIVPACVCS from the coding sequence CTGTGTGTCTGTGATCTGTGCGATCGCCTGCACCTGCGGCCCTCAAAGCTCTCGTTTCATCTGTGGGCACTGCGGCAAGTCAATCTCGTGCTGTCGCGCCAACAGGGGCGGTGGGTTTATGACCGCTTAGATCGGCCCCAATTTGCAACTGTCATCGCCTATTTGCAGCAGTTTACAGTGGGGGAGATAGTGCCGGCTTGTGTCTGTTCTTAG
- a CDS encoding LAGLIDADG family homing endonuclease: MTERLVETIPRVSKGLVTDNLTLSYIAGFLDADGCINLQLVRRKDYVLGYQIRASITFFQPSSHRSFLEWLKSIFQVGFVRDRKDGVSEYAIVDTPSVLDVLVTLRSYLKIKKPQCDLAITVLQEVVHSRRLTPEQFLKLAQKVDRFGELNASRKRSIPSDQVEQFLRSRQLLIP, translated from the coding sequence GTGACCGAACGGCTGGTTGAGACAATACCGAGGGTAAGCAAGGGTCTCGTGACGGACAACTTAACGCTGAGTTACATTGCTGGCTTTCTGGATGCTGATGGTTGTATCAATCTGCAACTAGTGCGACGCAAGGACTATGTCCTTGGCTATCAAATTCGTGCTAGTATCACCTTTTTTCAGCCTTCTTCTCATCGTTCCTTCTTGGAGTGGTTAAAATCAATCTTCCAAGTAGGATTCGTGAGGGATCGAAAAGATGGCGTGAGTGAATATGCCATCGTTGATACACCATCTGTTTTAGACGTGCTGGTGACTCTACGCAGTTACCTGAAGATAAAGAAGCCACAATGTGATTTAGCAATTACTGTTCTACAGGAGGTGGTTCACTCAAGGCGATTAACGCCTGAGCAGTTCCTGAAACTTGCTCAAAAAGTGGACCGCTTTGGTGAACTGAATGCTTCTAGAAAGCGTTCTATTCCTTCTGACCAAGTGGAGCAGTTCTTGAGATCACGACAACTCTTGATCCCGTAG
- a CDS encoding IctB family putative bicarbonate transporter, translating into MDVLLRRLDVEGWRSHSGVGRLLGLLQGWQEKSWLGRWLPSLAVLLVGLVLVLAPLMPSGMIGMLLAAGSGFWLLWTLAGEREGRWSGVHLLVLLYWGIALLATVLSPVPRAAMVGLGKLTLYLLFFALAERVMRNERWRSRLLTVYLLTALMVSVEGVRQWIFGAEPLATWTDPESALANVTRVYSFLGNPNLLAGYLLPSVPLSAAAIAVWQGWLPKLLAVVMLGMNAASLILTFSRGGWLGLVAATIAGVVLLGIWFWPRLPLQWRRWGVPTMGGLAIALCMGTIVSVPPLRERAASIFVARGDSSNNFRINVWMAVQQMIWARPWLGIGPGNVAFNQIYPLYQVNVRFTALGAYSIFLEILVEVGFIGFGVFLWLLAVLGDRARRCFEELRATGSPQGFWLMGTIAAMIGMLTHGLVDTIWFRPEVATLWWLMVAIVASFTPFQSKTANGTFSNRDPEP; encoded by the coding sequence ATGGATGTGCTGCTACGGCGGTTGGATGTGGAGGGGTGGCGAAGCCACAGTGGGGTGGGGCGGCTTTTGGGCTTGCTCCAAGGGTGGCAGGAGAAGAGTTGGCTGGGGCGATGGCTGCCATCCCTTGCGGTGCTGCTGGTGGGATTGGTGCTGGTACTAGCACCGTTGATGCCGTCGGGAATGATTGGGATGCTGCTGGCGGCAGGGAGTGGCTTTTGGTTGCTGTGGACGCTGGCGGGGGAACGGGAAGGCCGCTGGTCGGGGGTACATTTGCTGGTGCTGCTGTATTGGGGGATTGCGCTGCTGGCCACGGTGTTGTCGCCGGTTCCTCGGGCGGCAATGGTGGGTTTGGGGAAGTTGACGTTGTACCTGCTGTTTTTTGCGTTGGCGGAGCGGGTAATGCGCAATGAGCGGTGGCGATCGCGCTTGCTGACGGTCTATCTGCTGACGGCGTTAATGGTGAGTGTCGAGGGGGTACGGCAGTGGATTTTTGGGGCGGAGCCGTTGGCGACGTGGACGGATCCAGAGTCAGCCTTGGCAAATGTGACACGGGTTTATAGCTTTTTGGGAAATCCAAATCTGTTGGCGGGTTATTTGTTGCCGAGTGTACCCTTAAGTGCAGCGGCGATCGCGGTGTGGCAAGGCTGGCTGCCAAAGTTGTTGGCGGTGGTGATGCTGGGGATGAATGCGGCGAGCTTGATTTTGACGTTTAGCCGTGGTGGCTGGCTGGGGTTGGTTGCAGCAACGATCGCTGGGGTGGTGTTGCTGGGGATTTGGTTTTGGCCAAGGTTACCGCTGCAATGGCGTCGTTGGGGGGTACCGACCATGGGGGGGTTGGCGATCGCCCTCTGTATGGGCACGATTGTGAGTGTGCCGCCGCTGCGGGAGCGTGCCGCGAGCATTTTTGTAGCCCGCGGAGATAGTAGCAATAATTTCCGCATTAACGTTTGGATGGCAGTGCAGCAGATGATTTGGGCACGGCCTTGGCTGGGAATTGGTCCTGGGAATGTGGCGTTCAACCAAATCTATCCCCTGTATCAAGTGAACGTCCGCTTCACAGCCTTGGGAGCCTACTCAATTTTTCTGGAAATTCTTGTGGAAGTTGGTTTCATTGGCTTTGGTGTCTTTCTCTGGCTATTGGCGGTTCTAGGCGATCGCGCCCGGCGTTGCTTTGAGGAGTTACGGGCAACAGGAAGCCCTCAGGGATTCTGGTTGATGGGTACGATAGCAGCCATGATCGGCATGCTGACCCATGGGCTGGTGGATACGATTTGGTTCCGCCCAGAGGTGGCAACCCTGTGGTGGTTAATGGTGGCGATCGTGGCCAGCTTTACACCCTTCCAGAGCAAAACAGCAAACGGAACTTTTAGCAATCGCGATCCTGAGCCATGA